The Streptomyces tubercidicus DNA segment TCGGAGACCACCCGCGGAATGCGGTGGTAGCGGGTCGCGGACGGGCCGGCGGCGGCCGCGCTGTCGTACCCGACCCCGCTGATCATGTCGACCCGCGCGACGAAGACCCGCTGCGAATGCTTCGGTACCCAGTAACTCACCGGATTGTTCAGGGTGTTGACGGGTGCGCCGCGTACCCCGAGGAGCTGGCGGGACGGCTGCTGCCAGTCGCCGATACAGGAGATGTTCTGGTTGCCGAAGCGGTCGAGCTGGCTCGCGCCCATCATCACATGGCGCCTGCCGCCGGTGACCATGGTGAGATGCCGGCGGTACGGCAGCCAGCCCTCGGCCGCCCCGTCGAGCCCCACCAGCATCGCCTCGCCGTCGGTGAGCAGCAGATCGGGCGCGAAGGTGCGCTTGGCGAGCCGCGCGCCGATTGACGGGATCAGGCCCATCGGGCTCGCGAGCACCTCGCCGTTGTCCCGCCAGGCGTCGGCGCAGGCGATCACGCAGTACTCGGCGCGGGTCGTGGTGGTGCTGCTCACTGCTGCTCCTCGTGCCAGGTCTGGACCGCGGACTGGTAGGTCTTCTCGTCGCCGCCCAGGAACCGTTCGGCGAACTCCGGCCAGGGCGTGGTCGCATAGAGCTTCTGGAAGGGCTCGTCACGGCCGTAGTCCGGGACACAGGAGGTGAAGTGCGCGCCGTTGGGGGCCTCCACGACCCCGGTGACCGAGTGCCGGTTCACCAGCAGCGTCTGCGGGGCCGCGGCGGCGAACCCGTCCACCAGCCGCTCGCAGGAGAGATACGCGCGGTCGGCGGCCTCGCAGAACAGATCGTCGAAGTAGGGATCAGGGCCCAGATACTGGCCGTTGCCGAGGCGGTCGGCACGGTTCAGATGGACCAGCGCGGCATCCATCCGCAGGGCCGGCATGGCGACGAAGGTCTCGCCGTCCTCGTAGGGCGAAGTGACCGTCTGCAGGCCGGGGTTGACGCGCATGACGTCCGAACCGAGACCGGCCCGTACGGGGAGGAACGGCAGCCGGTTGGCGGCGGCGTGCAGCCCCCACATGAACATCGCCTCGTCGACCTCCATCAGCTCGAACGCCCCGCGCTGACGGGCCGCGCGGAAGTGCGGTTCGAGGGGGATCGAGTCCAGGGTCGCGAACGCTGCGACCAGCTTACGGATCCGGCCCGCGGCGGCCAGCAGGCCGACATCGGGTCCGCCGTACGAGATCACGGTGAGATCGGTGATGTCGGAGCGGAGCAGCGCGCGTACCAGCGCCATCGGCTTACGGCGCGACCCCCAGCCGCCGATGCCGAGGGTCATCCCGCTGTGCAGCCGGGAGACGACCTCCTCGGCCGTCATGGTCTTGTCGGTCATCGTTCAGACCTCCTTGGCCGGTGCGCCGTCGGGCGCGCCGAAGGTGTCGCGGACGCGGTCGGCGACCCCGCTGAGGTTCGCCTCGAAGGTGAAGCCCTGCTCGTAGCGGTAACTGCGCCGGACGTCGACGGGGTCGATGCCGTTCAGGGCGGCCTTGGCGAGACGGAGCAGATTGCCGTCCTTGCGTGCGATCTCGCGCGCCAAGTCCCGTGCCGCACCGGGGAGTTCGGCGCGCGGGACGACCTTCCAGACCGAGCCGTGCGCATGCAGTTCGGCGGCGGTGGCGGTGCGCGAGGTGTAGTAGAGCGCGCGCATCAGATGCTGGGGGACCAGCCGTGCCAGATGGGTGGCCGCGCCGAGCGCGCCGCGGTCCAGCTCCGGTAGCCCGAACGTGGCGT contains these protein-coding regions:
- a CDS encoding CoA-transferase subunit beta, with translation MSSTTTTRAEYCVIACADAWRDNGEVLASPMGLIPSIGARLAKRTFAPDLLLTDGEAMLVGLDGAAEGWLPYRRHLTMVTGGRRHVMMGASQLDRFGNQNISCIGDWQQPSRQLLGVRGAPVNTLNNPVSYWVPKHSQRVFVARVDMISGVGYDSAAAAGPSATRYHRIPRVVSDLGVLDFETPERTMRLASVHPGVTAAEVQAATGFPLTRPDEVPYTREPTASELRLIRTVIDPDGLRDREVPPA
- a CDS encoding CoA transferase subunit A, translated to MTDKTMTAEEVVSRLHSGMTLGIGGWGSRRKPMALVRALLRSDITDLTVISYGGPDVGLLAAAGRIRKLVAAFATLDSIPLEPHFRAARQRGAFELMEVDEAMFMWGLHAAANRLPFLPVRAGLGSDVMRVNPGLQTVTSPYEDGETFVAMPALRMDAALVHLNRADRLGNGQYLGPDPYFDDLFCEAADRAYLSCERLVDGFAAAAPQTLLVNRHSVTGVVEAPNGAHFTSCVPDYGRDEPFQKLYATTPWPEFAERFLGGDEKTYQSAVQTWHEEQQ
- a CDS encoding enoyl-CoA hydratase family protein — translated: MGVSTSTPDQGIAVITVDFPPVNALPVQGWYDLADAVRTAGHDPGIRCVVLTATGRGFNAGVDIKEMQRDTAAGGHGVLIGANHGCAEAFSAVYACEVPVIAAVHGFCLGGGIGLVGNADVIVASEDATFGLPELDRGALGAATHLARLVPQHLMRALYYTSRTATAAELHAHGSVWKVVPRAELPGAARDLAREIARKDGNLLRLAKAALNGIDPVDVRRSYRYEQGFTFEANLSGVADRVRDTFGAPDGAPAKEV